The genomic region CGCCACCACCGCTAACAACCGTCACCCACCGACCACTGCCACCCACCACCGCTACCACCGACTACCGCCACCCATCGCTGCAACCGCCACTAGCCGCCACCGATCACCGCcactataacaaccctcctagaacCCTTAACGTGACCCTAAAACGTTCCTAATATACCCCGTATGCAACAAACGGACCCGAAATACCCTTATACttagaaaaatcaagaaaaacaaagttCAGGAGTCGCTCGCGGGGCGTGACTGCCTTAGCTGAGTTAGTCGCGGGCCGCGACTTACTTTGTTTGTCAGACAAGGCATTGCGCCACGTGTCCGGTGACTCAACAGGGCTAGTCTTTGACTCGACCAAGCTATAAGTGACACGTgctctctcgcgggccgcgagagagatAGCTTAGGTTTACGCAGGCCGCGAGCCGCCACAGACCAGGCCTATAAATTGAGGTGAACGGCTCATTTGATAATTCGTTTAAAAtcgatttctctctcaaatctcTAAATAGTAGAtattatacccgggcataatacccactttaaagcgaagctctgcctcgttgtaagtactataaccctgctattaccctacacgatcgatttaggattccgtaacgcatgtcaaggctttgcctgactcagtcgttggagttatGTCTCATGTTACActcgattgatctaggattccataatgcatgtcaaggctctacttgactcagtcattggaattctgtctagagttgtacggttaatgtgatttgggttattttactaacacgtgtgcattgtttaattttaatagataataaccaggagaattACCAGGAAGCTATAATAGTATCAcctaaatctacaatgtgagtacATCTTGCTTTTTCGCACTATttgtgagtacattctctttttgtaaatctttttgtgagttaaaatgttttaccaaaacctcaaatgttttaaattacacttaacagtaattgagtatttgtgattctacaattactgccggtatgttggggttttctatacaaaatgtgaaagacgttaccattggacaaaaagttagccaatgagtaataagACCCACAAGTCAGGTGTTGACAGTACTGAATTAGTAAGTGAATAGATATaagcaaatgtaattgcggatgccctcaattctgtgaagttataaaactgttttgattaaactgggatgcactcaccagtatttcttgctgataaaatctttttaaaacgcatttcaggtaacaaaatgtgaaagccaatagaaaccagctggagagcactgaaggcttggaaaagtggctataaaagttacctaaataaaaaggagtttttatttttaataattagggtttatccctacaaatgtattgtcaaatgaacttgggttttatcctaATGATTTcttattataaaaagtttggtgtttaactctgataaaaatattttctaactacggtcctgatgtattccactgctaaattaataaacaccgataccactgatctGGATCTCGCGGCacccgctcccggggtaggggtcggggttGCAACAGCCACCACCCAtcgctgatttaattcattcctCTTTTCTTACCTACCAAACAACACAAGGTAATGATTTATTCCTTTCCTGCATGGCAACCAAAGAAGACTATGGAAtgtaatgatccatttcattcctttgtccattccattacctcgtctaTTCCATTGCATCATCTATTCCATTACGttataccaaacagacccttagttTTACACACTCGaaaagagtgtgtgtgtgtgtgtgtatatagagATGGTTATTATATGTAACACCCTTAGTATTTGGACGGAATATAATTaataattttattagttaaggtACAAATCAGAGTTTATAAAaactttttcttctttgaaggaccATACATACTTGTTTAATTACCAAAACCTTGTACAATAGTGCTTAACAAGTTAAAAGTTAACCCTTGCTAGTAAACTAATCACTAGTTTAAGGGATTTAAAACATGATTAGCAAAAGCATTAACAACATAATAAAGTTCTAGACATAGTTATATttagtgcggaagcttcaaaatgcgtgttcggttcttgacaacATACTTGATCACCATCCGGGGGAAACTCATCCATACCTAGGGTCATACACTAAATACATTAGTTTTGGCATTAATTCATTACGTATAAATGGATTCTAACAACACAAAGTAATAaacaaaatatgatttttgttctgggttccaccgtaacttacggtgtcaccgtaagttacggtggacctggAATGTCCCTGGTTCTGCCGTAAAACAGGGGCTCCTCACCGTATCATTTtaatctccaccgtaaattacggtggaaccgtaatttacggtggaaccgtaatttacggtggactatGCATTCTTGCCCTTTAATTATTTTCCAACTTTTAAAGATCATAACTTTTTATTCGCTTGTccgttttagccgattctttttcctatgagtCCGTAATAAAATTACGGATTCAACCATGTAAATTTTTCATCGCAGAAACCGAGATACCGACAATCGGTTCACAATTTCCTTGTCTCAATTATCCGACCCATTAGTGAAAATGCATAGCACCTCCTCTCCATTCTTAAAAACTTTTAGACATAATTACCCAAATTCCCGGGCTCATATATTTGGTGTATTCGCGCCATTCCATGGCTTTGCGTTCCCTTAGGACCAATTACTTGTTTCTTTGGAATTCAAGCATTCCGTTTCAAACGACACTTTCATAGAGCTTCTATTGTTTGACCCGATATCCCGGGTTCTTAGTTTTAAAATTTATATAGCCAATTTAATAGCGTGGTACAATCCACCACTTAACGAAATATGAGACTTTCAAGTCTCTATTCTCTTGATTCTTTTTATAAAGcatcttttgacccgtttggctatTTAGTGAAAACTATCACTTCGTTGACATGCCAAACTAATTTCCAAgtccttattttgacccgtttaatggTCGAGTGTACTTCGTCACTTTAACGACACATCAAACGCATCCTTTACACTACAACATCAATTACATATCAAACCAAAGCATTTAAGCATAATTTAACGGGACTAAAatcacgtacctttaaagcacaccttttccgcgggtatcacttccggcgtgtccacttgacgttccggattccttgcctaaagagttcaattcataaCAAGATTAGAACTttttcataagctttaacgcattaattcataacatatacaaatctgcgtttttagcaatctttaacattttaaccctcatttaggcgttttatcaaacaccttgcgggtcagatttctacatgatctaaaccaagttcataacttgaaaTTATCACTCAAATTAACTTCAATTAgacaatatacacatattttaacatcCACAATTTTAGAGATTATCTAACAATTTCAGTTTTCACTAGAACAAGAgtcttaatcctagtgtttatcaagttctactaacttactaatcacccactatagtgattttgatccttacaactaacatgcaagattttgacaagaaatcatccagggtttgtccctagacttcacattacttccaatttcatgttttacAACACATAATCAATCTCAACCTTCGATTTCAATCACATGCAAGAATTTGAGTTGTATCAAAACAacctaatttgacataccttatgacctCCTTGACGAGGAGATCACGATTCTATGTTCAGATTTCGATTACTACgtgatttgagccttcaatttgagagTTTAGTAGAATTTAGGGTTGTGAAGGTGTCGCCCTGTGGTTTCTTGATCGACCAGGAACTCCAAAATGGAGTGTTTGGTCTTTATTTTACTAATTATTAGTAATTTAAGTTTCAATTTTGACAACCTAGGCCCCTCCACTCTTATTTAGTTTATATCTTTGGCTTTTTAACTCATTCCTATGTCACTACAAGACTtctaactaactgggttatttatcctagttagtttattcttgtttattatacactttataattctagtataaagttttgaaatttcgggatgttacaagtccaccccccttaaaaagggtttcgtccccgaaaccgtaATACGTACCAAATAGTTtagggtagagccgttgcatCTCTTCTTCGGATTCCCACGTGGTATCCGCACCCTTCCTGTGTTCCCACTTAACCTTCACTTGGTTAATTATCTTGCTCCTCAAACTCTTCTCCTTACGATCTAATATCGCAATTGGCTTAACTGCATAGTTGagactgttatccacctcgatatcatcataGTGAATGCGAGCGGTTTCATCTGccaaacattttcggagatgtgacacgtggaatgtgtTATGAATCCCACTTAACTCATCGGGTAGTTCAAGACGATATgctactttaccaacccgttcGGTGATTctgaatggcccaataaatcttgggctcaatTTCCCTCTTTTTCTAAACCGTATTATTCCTTTCCACGGAGATACTTTCAGCATTACCTTATCGCCCACTTGAAACTCAATAGGCCTATTTCGCTTATCCGCATACAACTTTTGTCGATCCTGAGCTGCTTTTAGGTGAACTCGGACCATATCGATTTTCTCATTCGTAGATCGGATTATATCAGTAGGGGCTAATCCTCGTGttcccacttctccccaacacaCTGGGGTtcgacactttctaccatataacatctcattaggtcatgggttcgattcccacaaagggggttttcccagatttattgggtttcctcctgaattggtgtataggcattattgcctagtggagatggatatgatcgggtggttctgctggtggcacgataatactctagtggtccatcagtgatccaaatttgccgttcaaaaaaaaataaaaaaataaataaaaaataaaaaataaaaaataaaaaatacgaTAATAATGTTAACACTAAATAAACCGTTTTCTATTGTTTTGTCATGGAGCGCATGGAGTGAAAAAACGCAGGAGCAGGGGTTctcatctgtcacacccccaaaatccacacgcggagtatcaccgcttggaggcgtgacatgaccaggatcaagccaccaatcatattgaacatgtaattaatatcaagtaaaaaataaatgcaaaccaatcattcaatacgataggtgttcaaaacataagtatagtttcaaagtgtagcggaagcatagcgtAAAACCAAAGCAAGTAGTAAATTTCTAATGTTTAAGTTtataacatggcatccacgatccatgtcccacaacgacctgctcctccctgtgcaagctccatatgtacctaaggtcctgcaaggcatgcagcagagagtcaacaactagttgagcgagttcacagttaatagtacagtaatcgtaatagtatagtaagccttgtgttcgttcattaagtcatgtatcgtattagttcgtatcgcggccctctaggcatgtatgcgaagattagggaaagttcccaagtattctagactaggtatatttgtatcgcggccacccgacatgtgtgcgaagtttagtgtatagttcgcggccttcctaggcatgtgtgcgaagattagtcatattatcgcggccaaccccggcgtgtgtgcgaagatcagttctataagtatcactagtctagtcgtatcttatcaataacccttcctcacccgaggaccatataactaagttccataagctaggtaagtacaagtaattaatccaaacccattcccaccctaggaaccccatgccttggctgtgtgaactcaccttggtttgctcggtatgctaagtatatGCTCACAgtaaatcaatcaagtcctaaagtGCACGTATACATAAATCAGTTCATTTCGCATTGATTTCTCGTAAGTTAAAGTATAGAATGCATGCAAGGTAATCATCACCGATTCAACACATAACAGTTATTTCACGTTCTTACAATCATGCATCATATGATAGAGTTCTTGGTCAATTCTAACAAGGTTATTCGGTAACACATTTAACAGGGTCATCGTGTTTAACAAGATCAACATACTTAACAAGGTAACAAGCTTTAGCAGAATTTACGCACTTAACATGGTTAACACTTAACACAGTTAACATACTCAACTCAACACAGTCATCACTAACTGATAATAGCATCACACGTATATCACAGGCATCACGGCGAAACACTCATGTGTTTCGTCAAGGTGGGCGTTTCGTCGAGGTCACAAGAGCATCTCTTTGATTCGTCGGATCCCATATCAGTTTCAGTAATAATAAGCAAAATATGACAGAATTTTAATTGCCCTAGTGGCCGACATCTATCACAACCGCCAAGCATCATTGGACCAAAATGAATACCACAGCCGACAATCACTAAACAATCATATGTAAGCATAATTTACTTTTGATATATTTGAGTATCTAGGGTGCCTCTATTTGATTGGACCAACATTTATCCAGCCAACAATTGAACCAATGGCACTCAAACATTCAATCAACATTGACTCCTATTTTAATCACATATGAACTGACATATCACGTGCAATACTAAGCATGATGGCCGGCAATTCTTATGACTACCGCTTGGTGTTATTGGCCAAACAAATCGGTGGGTTTGATTTCTTACACACAATAAT from Helianthus annuus cultivar XRQ/B chromosome 10, HanXRQr2.0-SUNRISE, whole genome shotgun sequence harbors:
- the LOC118482632 gene encoding uncharacterized protein LOC118482632, whose amino-acid sequence is MLYGRKCRTPVCWGEVGTRGLAPTDIIRSTNEKIDMVRVHLKAAQDRQKLYADKRNRPIEFQVGDKVMLKVSPWKGIIRFRKRGKLSPRFIGPFRITERVGKVAYRLELPDELSGIHNTFHVSHLRKCLADETARIHYDDIEVDNSLNYAVKPIAILDRKEKSLRSKIINQVKVKWEHRKGADTTWESEEEMQRLYPKLFV